A window of the Candidatus Limnocylindria bacterium genome harbors these coding sequences:
- a CDS encoding ABC transporter permease: protein MGRYVLRRLLIAIPTLIVISFVVYAILALAPTDPLASFGADPRVPPEVRERIRESLGLNQPWHVRYVKWVIAIAHLDFGYSFMSRSPVMDLIWQRLPNTLAVVGVAYVIGVLLAVPIGMISAVRRYSVFDHLSTTFAFIGFSVPTFFTGLLLIIIFSVKLHWLPFIYDSTLKITSLSTLGDQIRQSIMPITVLALFDTATIARYTRAEMLEHLPLDYVRTARAKGLKERLVVLRHVLRNSLIPVVTLVALGIPAVFGGAIVTEQIFRVPGIGELLVRSIGQGDTPVVAAILLIFATLVVLFNLVADVLYGVLDPRIRYS, encoded by the coding sequence GTGGGTAGGTACGTACTGAGGCGGCTCCTCATCGCCATTCCGACGCTCATCGTCATCAGCTTCGTCGTCTACGCGATCCTCGCGCTGGCGCCGACCGATCCACTCGCATCGTTTGGGGCTGATCCGCGGGTGCCGCCGGAGGTCCGCGAGCGGATCCGTGAGTCGCTCGGTCTCAACCAGCCATGGCACGTCCGTTACGTGAAGTGGGTCATCGCGATCGCGCACCTCGACTTCGGGTACTCGTTCATGAGCCGCTCGCCGGTCATGGATCTCATCTGGCAGCGGCTGCCGAACACCCTCGCGGTCGTCGGCGTCGCGTACGTGATCGGCGTGCTGCTTGCGGTCCCGATCGGGATGATCTCGGCCGTGCGGCGCTATTCGGTGTTCGACCATCTGTCGACCACCTTCGCGTTCATCGGCTTCTCGGTGCCGACGTTCTTCACGGGTCTGCTCTTGATCATCATCTTCAGCGTGAAGCTGCACTGGCTGCCGTTCATCTACGACTCGACGCTGAAGATCACGAGCCTGTCCACGCTGGGCGATCAGATACGCCAGTCGATCATGCCGATCACCGTGCTCGCGCTCTTCGACACCGCGACGATCGCGCGCTATACGCGCGCGGAGATGCTCGAGCACCTGCCGCTCGACTACGTCCGAACGGCACGCGCGAAAGGTCTCAAGGAACGTCTGGTCGTGCTACGTCACGTCCTCCGCAATAGCCTCATCCCGGTCGTGACGCTGGTCGCTCTTGGGATACCGGCCGTGTTCGGCGGCGCGATCGTGACCGAGCAGATCTTCCGCGTGCCCGGGATCGGCGAGCTCCTAGTGCGTTCGATCGGTCAGGGCGACACGCCTGTGGTCGCCGCGATCCTCTTGATCTTCGCGACGCTGGTCGTCCTGTTCAACCTGGTCGCGGACGTCCTGTACGGCGTCCTCGATCCGCGGATCCGGTACTCCTAG